Proteins encoded in a region of the Diabrotica virgifera virgifera chromosome 4, PGI_DIABVI_V3a genome:
- the LOC126883834 gene encoding general transcription factor II-I repeat domain-containing protein 2A-like encodes MLNLSLQGRNQTVSDLIGMINGFRNKLNMFKRALEKNNLTHFPSCLQIAEEFNGEENIEFSSCISQIEQVIDEFNTRFEEIESLKSSVLLYNNPLGATIDDKPPNLQLELCDLQADMFLITRQEKGPEFFKLLSKEKFPNLRDFGLKMTSMFGSTYTCESAFSSMKYIKNKNRSNLTDSSLRHLMRLSTTELEVDISSLVDEADRPQSSH; translated from the coding sequence ATGTTAAACTTGAGTCTTCAAGGAAGAAACCAGACGGTTTCAGATTTGATCGGAATGATAAACGGATTCCGGAATAAGCTGAACATGTTTAAACGTGCTTTGGAAAAGAACAACCTGACACACTTCCCTAGCTGTCTGCAAATAGCAGAAGAATTCAACGGTGaggaaaatattgagttttcatcCTGCATTTCACAAATTGAACAAGTTATTGATGAATTCAATACaagatttgaagaaattgaaagtCTCAAAAGCAGTGTACTACTTTATAATAACCCTCTTGGAGCAACCATTGATGATAAACCACCCAACTTACAGCTTGAGTTATGTGATCTTCAAGCAGACATGTTCCTAATCACCAGACAAGAAAAGGGACCTGAATTTTTCAAATTACTGTCAAAGGAGAAATTCCCAAACCTGCGAGATTTTGGACTGAAAATGACGTCAATGTTCGGAAGCACATATACATGtgaaagtgccttttcctccatgaaatacataaaaaacaaaaacagaagcaACCTTACCGATTCTTCCTTACGTCATCTTATGAGACTGTCTACAACTGAACTGGAGGTGGACATTTCTTCATTGGTGGATGAAGCCGATCGACCACAGTCCTCACACTAA